One stretch of Streptomyces hygroscopicus DNA includes these proteins:
- a CDS encoding thioredoxin reductase, producing MSDVRNVIIIGSGPAGYTAALYTARASLKPLVFEGSVTAGGALMNTTDVENFPGFRDGIMGPDLMDNMRAQAERFGAELIPDDVVAVDLTEQIKTVTDSAGTVHRAKTVIVTTGSQHRKLGLAREDELSGRGVSWCATCDGFFFKDQDIAVIGGGDTAMEEATFLSRFAKSVTVVHRRDTLRASKAMQERAFGDPKISFVWDSAVEEIHGDGKLSGLTLRDVKKDETSELPVTGLFIAIGHDPRTELFKGQLALDDEGYLKVDAPTTRTNLPGVFAAGDVVDHTYRQAITAAGTGCSAALDAERYLASLGQGDATV from the coding sequence GTGAGCGACGTCCGCAACGTGATCATCATCGGTTCCGGGCCCGCGGGCTATACGGCCGCGCTCTACACCGCCCGCGCTTCCTTGAAGCCGCTGGTCTTCGAAGGCTCCGTGACCGCGGGTGGTGCCCTGATGAACACCACCGATGTGGAGAACTTCCCCGGCTTCCGGGACGGGATCATGGGCCCCGACCTGATGGACAACATGCGGGCTCAGGCCGAGCGCTTCGGCGCCGAGCTCATCCCGGACGATGTGGTCGCGGTCGACCTCACCGAGCAGATCAAGACCGTCACCGACTCCGCCGGTACGGTCCACCGCGCCAAGACCGTCATCGTGACCACCGGCTCTCAGCACCGCAAGCTGGGTCTGGCGCGCGAGGACGAGCTCTCCGGCCGCGGTGTCTCCTGGTGTGCCACCTGTGACGGGTTCTTCTTCAAGGACCAGGACATCGCCGTCATCGGCGGCGGGGACACGGCCATGGAGGAGGCGACCTTCCTGTCGCGGTTCGCCAAGTCGGTCACGGTGGTCCACCGCCGGGACACCCTGCGCGCCAGCAAGGCGATGCAGGAGCGGGCCTTCGGCGACCCGAAGATCTCGTTCGTCTGGGACAGCGCGGTCGAGGAGATCCACGGCGACGGCAAGCTCTCCGGTCTCACCCTCCGCGATGTCAAGAAGGACGAGACCTCGGAGCTGCCGGTCACCGGACTGTTCATCGCGATCGGCCACGACCCGCGCACCGAGCTGTTCAAGGGCCAGCTGGCCCTGGACGACGAGGGCTACCTCAAGGTGGATGCGCCCACCACCCGGACGAACCTGCCGGGTGTCTTCGCCGCGGGCGACGTCGTCGACCACACCTACCGTCAGGCGATCACCGCGGCCGGCACTGGTTGTTCGGCGGCGCTGGACGCCGAGCGGTACCTCGCCTCGCTGGGCCAGGGCGACGCCACCGTCTGA
- a CDS encoding thioredoxin: MAGATVTVTDADFEEKVLKSDKPVLVDFWAAWCGPCRQIAPSLEAIAAEHPDEIVIAKLNIDENPATAAKYGVMSIPTLNVYQGGEVAKTIVGAKPKAAIERDLADFIG, encoded by the coding sequence ATGGCCGGTGCCACGGTCACCGTGACGGACGCCGACTTCGAGGAGAAGGTCCTCAAGAGCGACAAGCCGGTACTCGTCGACTTCTGGGCCGCCTGGTGCGGTCCGTGCCGCCAGATCGCCCCCTCGCTGGAGGCCATCGCGGCCGAGCACCCCGACGAGATCGTCATCGCCAAGCTCAACATTGACGAGAACCCGGCGACGGCCGCCAAGTACGGCGTGATGTCCATCCCGACGCTCAATGTCTACCAGGGCGGCGAGGTCGCCAAGACCATCGTCGGCGCCAAGCCCAAGGCCGCCATCGAGCGCGACCTGGCCGACTTCATCGGCTGA
- a CDS encoding GCN5 family acetyltransferase — protein sequence MGRRLVPLTLDNLPDIPKRCRACVFWELDPVSGEAAVRAGRPELEKEAWISAVLLEWGSCGRVVYVDEVPVGFVLYAPPAYVPRSTAFPTSPVAADAVQLMTAWLMPGYQGQGLGRVMVQTVAKDLMRRGFKAVEAFGDATWKEPACVLPADHLLAVGFKTVRPHPRYPRLRLELRTTISWKEDVELALDRLLGAVQKEPALRPL from the coding sequence ATGGGGCGTCGGCTCGTACCGCTCACGTTGGACAACCTCCCGGACATCCCCAAGCGCTGTCGCGCCTGTGTCTTCTGGGAGCTCGATCCGGTCAGCGGCGAGGCAGCCGTAAGGGCCGGTCGGCCGGAGCTGGAGAAGGAGGCATGGATCTCGGCCGTGCTGCTGGAGTGGGGATCCTGCGGCCGGGTGGTCTATGTCGATGAGGTTCCGGTGGGCTTTGTGCTGTACGCGCCTCCGGCGTATGTACCGCGCTCCACGGCCTTCCCGACCAGTCCGGTCGCGGCGGATGCCGTCCAGCTGATGACGGCGTGGCTGATGCCCGGATACCAGGGGCAGGGGCTGGGCCGGGTGATGGTGCAGACCGTCGCCAAGGATCTGATGCGCCGGGGCTTCAAGGCGGTGGAGGCGTTCGGGGACGCCACCTGGAAGGAACCGGCGTGTGTGCTGCCCGCCGATCATCTGCTGGCCGTGGGCTTCAAGACCGTCCGGCCGCATCCGCGCTATCCCCGGCTGAGGCTTGAGCTGAGGACGACGATCTCCTGGAAGGAGGATGTCGAGCTGGCGCTGGACCGGCTGCTCGGCGCCGTCCAGAAGGAGCCCGCGCTTCGGCCGCTGTAG
- a CDS encoding plasmid partitioning protein ParB, which translates to MSERRRGLGRGLGALIPPAPKGADNAASSAGAGTVTTTGATTSPTAVPVLTQERGVAAAKVAALSTHTVPQEPEPAPREAEPEVAPAAMPEEVAGAHFAELPLDFITPNPRQPREVFDEDALAELVTSIQEVGLLQPVVVRQLAPERYELIMGERRWRACREAGLEKIPAIVRATDDEKLLLDALLENLHRAQLNPLEEAAAYDQLLKDFNCTHDELADRIGRSRPQVSNTLRLLRLSPSVQRRVAAGVLSAGHARALLSVDDAEEQDRLAHRIVAEGLSVRAVEEIVTLMGSRSGGTTKTKSPRAGARVSPALTDLASRLSDRFETRVKVDLGQKKGKIVVEFASIEDLERILGSLAPGEGPVLEQPLSSEGGAEDEDE; encoded by the coding sequence GTGAGTGAGCGACGCAGAGGACTGGGCCGTGGGCTCGGTGCCCTGATCCCTCCCGCGCCGAAGGGGGCGGACAACGCCGCGTCCTCGGCGGGGGCGGGAACGGTCACGACGACCGGGGCCACCACCTCACCGACCGCGGTTCCGGTGCTCACCCAGGAGCGCGGAGTGGCGGCGGCCAAGGTGGCCGCACTGTCGACGCACACCGTTCCGCAGGAGCCCGAGCCCGCACCGCGGGAGGCGGAGCCCGAGGTCGCACCGGCGGCGATGCCGGAGGAGGTGGCCGGGGCGCACTTCGCCGAGCTGCCGCTGGACTTCATCACCCCCAATCCGCGGCAGCCCCGTGAGGTCTTCGACGAGGACGCGCTCGCCGAGCTGGTCACCTCGATCCAGGAGGTCGGTCTCCTCCAGCCCGTCGTCGTACGGCAGTTGGCGCCGGAGCGCTATGAGCTCATCATGGGCGAGCGCCGCTGGCGGGCCTGTCGTGAGGCCGGGCTGGAGAAGATCCCCGCGATCGTCCGGGCCACCGACGACGAGAAGCTTCTGCTCGACGCGCTGCTGGAGAACCTGCACCGGGCCCAGTTGAACCCGCTGGAAGAGGCGGCGGCGTACGACCAGTTGCTGAAGGACTTCAACTGCACGCATGACGAACTGGCCGACCGCATCGGGCGCTCGCGTCCGCAGGTCTCCAATACGCTGCGGCTGCTGAGGCTCTCCCCGTCCGTTCAGCGCAGGGTGGCGGCGGGGGTTCTCTCCGCGGGCCATGCGCGGGCGCTGCTCTCCGTGGACGACGCGGAGGAGCAGGACCGGCTGGCTCATCGCATTGTCGCCGAGGGGCTCTCGGTGCGTGCGGTGGAGGAGATCGTCACCCTGATGGGATCGCGATCGGGTGGTACGACGAAGACCAAGAGTCCGAGGGCGGGTGCGAGGGTGTCCCCCGCGCTCACGGATCTGGCGTCACGTCTCTCCGATCGGTTCGAGACGAGGGTGAAGGTCGACCTCGGTCAGAAGAAGGGAAAGATCGTCGTCGAGTTCGCCTCGATAGAGGATCTCGAGCGGATTCTCGGCTCGCTGGCTCCCGGTGAGGGGCCGGTGCTGGAGCAGCCGCTCTCCTCGGAGGGCGGAGCGGAGGACGAGGACGAGTGA
- a CDS encoding cobyrinic acid a,c-diamide synthase, producing the protein MRSDANIAGPMTDPVPGPRTESPGEDVSRETPPPMDDTPIGRAAQLAVEALGRAGEGLPRPEQTRVMVVANQKGGVGKTTTTVNLAASLALHGGRVLVIDLDPQGNASTALGIDHHAEVPSIYDVLVDSRPLSDVVQPVPDVEGLFCAPATIDLAGAEIELVSLVARESRLERAIQAYEQPLDYILIDCPPSLGLLTVNALVAGAEVLIPIQCEYYALEGLGQLLRNVDLVRGHLNPKLHVSTILLTMYDGRTRLASQVADEVRSHFGGEVLRTSIPRSVRISEAPSYGQTVLTYDPGSSGALSYLEAAREIALRGVGVHYEAQHVHALPELSQHDQHSMQEGIQ; encoded by the coding sequence TTGCGGTCCGACGCCAACATCGCGGGGCCGATGACCGATCCGGTCCCCGGCCCCCGTACCGAATCGCCGGGGGAGGATGTTTCACGTGAAACGCCACCCCCGATGGACGACACCCCCATTGGCCGTGCCGCTCAACTGGCGGTAGAAGCTCTGGGCCGCGCTGGCGAGGGTCTGCCCCGGCCGGAGCAGACCCGGGTGATGGTCGTCGCCAACCAGAAGGGCGGGGTCGGAAAGACCACGACCACGGTCAACCTGGCCGCCTCGCTCGCCCTGCACGGTGGTCGGGTGCTGGTGATCGACCTCGACCCCCAGGGCAATGCTTCGACGGCGCTGGGGATCGACCACCATGCCGAGGTCCCATCGATCTATGACGTGCTGGTCGACAGTAGGCCGCTGTCCGATGTGGTGCAGCCGGTCCCGGATGTGGAGGGGCTCTTCTGTGCCCCGGCCACGATCGATCTCGCCGGTGCCGAGATCGAGTTGGTCTCTCTGGTGGCCAGGGAAAGCCGGCTGGAGCGGGCCATCCAGGCATATGAGCAGCCGCTGGACTACATCCTGATCGACTGCCCGCCCTCGCTGGGGCTGCTGACGGTCAATGCGCTGGTGGCCGGCGCCGAAGTGCTGATCCCGATCCAGTGCGAGTACTACGCGCTGGAGGGACTGGGGCAGCTGCTGCGGAACGTGGATCTGGTGCGGGGCCATCTCAACCCCAAGCTCCATGTCTCGACGATCCTTCTGACGATGTACGACGGCCGCACCCGGCTGGCCTCCCAGGTCGCGGACGAGGTGCGCAGCCACTTCGGCGGTGAGGTGCTTCGGACGAGCATTCCCCGATCGGTGCGCATCTCCGAGGCCCCCAGCTATGGGCAGACCGTCCTCACCTATGACCCGGGGTCCAGTGGGGCGCTCTCCTATCTCGAGGCGGCCCGCGAGATCGCCCTCAGAGGCGTCGGCGTGCACTACGAGGCCCAGCACGTTCATGCCTTGCCCGAGCTCAGCCAGCACGACCAGCACAGTATGCAGGAGGGGATTCAGTGA
- a CDS encoding 16S rRNA methyltransferase: protein MTEAAELPPAPPEARDVFGDRFPEAVRYGELLADVGVTRGLIGPREVPRLWERHLLNCAVLSEVVPEEVTVCDVGSGAGLPGIPLALTRPDLQITLLEPLLRRTNFLREVVELLGLEHVTVVRGRAEEVLGKLTPMHVVTARAVAPLDRLAGWGVPLLRPYGEMLLLKGDTAEEELKQARAALGKLGVVETSVLHVGEGVVDPPSTVVRVEVGESPGGVRFAAKRAKAARRTPRRRP from the coding sequence GTGACGGAAGCAGCGGAGCTCCCCCCGGCGCCCCCCGAGGCAAGGGACGTATTCGGTGACCGCTTCCCGGAGGCCGTGCGCTACGGCGAGCTGCTGGCCGATGTGGGAGTGACCCGCGGGCTGATCGGCCCGCGCGAGGTGCCGCGGCTGTGGGAGCGGCATCTGCTGAACTGCGCCGTGCTCTCCGAAGTGGTGCCCGAGGAGGTCACCGTCTGCGATGTGGGGTCGGGAGCCGGCCTCCCCGGTATCCCGCTCGCCCTGACCCGGCCGGATCTCCAGATCACGCTTCTGGAGCCCTTGCTGCGGCGGACGAACTTTCTGCGGGAAGTGGTCGAGCTGCTGGGGCTGGAGCATGTGACCGTGGTGCGCGGCCGTGCCGAGGAGGTCCTCGGGAAGCTGACCCCGATGCATGTGGTGACGGCTCGGGCGGTGGCCCCGCTGGACCGGCTGGCCGGCTGGGGGGTTCCGCTGCTGCGCCCGTACGGCGAGATGCTGCTCCTGAAGGGCGACACCGCCGAGGAGGAGCTGAAGCAGGCCCGGGCCGCGTTGGGCAAGCTGGGTGTGGTGGAGACCTCGGTGCTGCATGTCGGTGAGGGAGTGGTCGACCCGCCCTCGACGGTGGTGCGGGTCGAGGTCGGGGAGAGCCCCGGAGGTGTGCGCTTCGCCGCGAAGCGGGCCAAGGCTGCTCGCCGGACACCGCGCCGTCGGCCCTGA
- a CDS encoding single-stranded DNA-binding protein, with amino-acid sequence MTEGTTPAAEGVDTLSRLEQEGEIAADYLEGLLDIADLDGDIDMDVEADRAAVSIISDSTSRDLQKLVGRDGEVLEALQELTRLAVHRETGDRSRLMLDIAGYRARKRAELTELGTKAAEEAKGTAQPVKLKAMTPFERKVVHDAVAAAGLRSESEGEEPQRCVVVLPV; translated from the coding sequence GTGACGGAAGGCACCACCCCGGCCGCCGAGGGTGTCGACACCCTGTCCCGCCTTGAGCAGGAAGGGGAGATCGCGGCCGACTACCTCGAGGGGCTGCTGGACATCGCGGACCTCGACGGCGACATCGACATGGACGTCGAGGCCGATCGCGCAGCGGTGTCGATCATCAGCGACTCGACCAGCCGCGATCTGCAGAAGCTGGTCGGTCGCGACGGTGAGGTGCTGGAGGCCCTTCAGGAGCTGACCCGCCTCGCGGTGCACCGGGAGACCGGCGACCGCAGCCGGCTGATGCTCGACATCGCCGGATACCGGGCCCGTAAGCGTGCCGAGCTGACCGAGCTGGGCACCAAGGCCGCGGAGGAGGCGAAGGGCACCGCTCAGCCGGTGAAGCTGAAGGCGATGACGCCCTTCGAGCGGAAGGTGGTGCACGACGCTGTGGCCGCCGCCGGGCTGCGCAGCGAGTCCGAGGGCGAGGAGCCCCAGCGCTGCGTGGTCGTGCTTCCGGTCTGA
- a CDS encoding preprotein translocase subunit YidC: MDTILGPLYDVVSWIIVQFHSFYSLIFDRDSGWAWGLSIVSLVVLIRICLIPLFVKQIKSTRNMQALQPKMKAIQERYKSDKQRQSEEMMKLYKETGTNPLSSCLPILAQSPFFISLYQVLNHIANNKTVGVIDQTLLDSARNAHIFGAPLSVKFMDSASKVESLGASLTDVRIVTITMIILMSASQFFTQRQLMTKNVDLTVKTPFMQQQKMLMYVFPVMFAVFGINFPVGVLVYWLTTNVWTLGQQMFVIRRNPTPGSIAFKARQERLRAQGKLKEEPAEVVAKQAAETARANRQQPKRQTKSQRSTTGHSRAGAQSDSSASTEKSAEAKPDEKQGAGQKKGAQGGKPAGGSASGSSRGAKSGQRKGQQRPKHPSKK, encoded by the coding sequence GTGGACACGATCCTCGGTCCTCTTTATGACGTAGTTTCCTGGATCATCGTCCAGTTCCACTCGTTCTACAGCCTCATTTTTGATCGAGACAGTGGCTGGGCGTGGGGTCTGTCCATCGTTTCGCTGGTGGTACTGATCCGTATCTGCCTGATCCCGCTCTTTGTGAAGCAGATCAAGTCGACGCGGAACATGCAGGCGCTCCAGCCCAAGATGAAGGCGATCCAGGAGCGCTACAAGAGCGACAAGCAGCGTCAGTCCGAAGAGATGATGAAGCTGTACAAGGAGACGGGGACCAACCCGCTCTCCAGCTGCTTGCCGATCCTCGCCCAGTCGCCGTTCTTCATTTCGCTGTACCAGGTCCTCAACCACATCGCGAACAACAAGACGGTCGGCGTCATCGACCAGACGCTGCTGGACAGCGCCCGTAACGCCCATATCTTCGGTGCTCCGCTGTCGGTGAAGTTCATGGACTCGGCCTCGAAGGTCGAGTCCCTCGGCGCCTCGCTGACCGATGTCCGCATCGTGACGATCACCATGATCATCCTGATGTCGGCGTCGCAGTTCTTCACCCAGCGCCAGCTGATGACCAAGAACGTCGACCTCACGGTGAAGACGCCGTTCATGCAGCAGCAGAAGATGCTGATGTACGTCTTCCCGGTCATGTTCGCCGTCTTCGGCATCAACTTCCCCGTCGGTGTCCTCGTGTACTGGCTGACCACCAACGTCTGGACCCTGGGCCAGCAGATGTTCGTCATCCGCCGTAACCCGACCCCGGGCAGCATCGCCTTCAAGGCCCGCCAGGAGCGGCTGCGGGCCCAGGGCAAGCTGAAGGAGGAGCCGGCCGAGGTCGTCGCGAAGCAGGCGGCCGAGACGGCGCGTGCCAACCGTCAGCAGCCCAAGCGCCAGACCAAGTCGCAGCGCTCCACGACCGGCCACAGCAGGGCCGGCGCGCAGTCGGATTCCTCGGCCTCCACCGAGAAGTCCGCCGAGGCCAAGCCCGACGAGAAGCAGGGCGCGGGGCAGAAGAAGGGCGCGCAGGGCGGCAAGCCGGCCGGTGGCTCGGCTTCCGGCTCCTCGCGTGGCGCGAAATCCGGCCAGCGCAAGGGCCAGCAGCGCCCCAAGCACCCGTCCAAGAAGTAA
- a CDS encoding chromosomal replication initiator protein DnaA — MLERLLGESSGQGGQGVEAKDEHWIKRCQPLALVADTALLAVPNEFAKGVLEGRLAPVVSETLSRECGRPIRIAITVDESAGEPVVPPQVQREQRESYEGREQRESYESYDGRDGYGRQAPDDLPSARPAYPGYQQSRPEPGAWPRPRDDYGWQQPRLGGFPEGDPYASQHAPSGYDQQPYDPQRRGDYRGPGAERPGPGGPGPGPERPPYEQRHDLPDPLERARGGPPVLPSQTGAPGPLAAQPAPASGPGEPTARLNPKYLFDTFVIGASNRFAHAAAVAVAEAPAKAYNPLFIYGESGLGKTHLLHAIGHYARSLYPGTRVRYVSSEEFTNEFINSIRDGKADAFRRRYRDMDILLVDDIQFLASKESTQEEFFHTFNTLHNANKQIVLSSDRPPKQLVTLEDRLRNRFEWGLITDVQPPELETRIAILRKKAVQEQLNAPPEVLEFIASRISRNIRELEGALIRVTAFASLNRQPVDLGLTEIVLKDLIPGGEDAAPEITATAIMAATADYFGHTVDDLCGASRSRVLVTARQIAMYLCRELTDLSLPKIGAQFGGRDHTTVMHADRKIRALMAERRSIYNQVTELTNRIKNG; from the coding sequence GTGCTCGAGCGGCTGCTGGGAGAGAGCTCGGGACAGGGCGGACAAGGCGTCGAGGCCAAGGACGAGCACTGGATCAAGCGGTGCCAGCCCCTCGCGCTGGTCGCCGACACCGCGCTGCTCGCCGTCCCCAATGAATTCGCCAAGGGCGTGCTGGAGGGCCGGCTGGCCCCCGTCGTCAGCGAAACGCTGAGCCGGGAGTGCGGCCGCCCGATCCGCATCGCGATCACCGTCGACGAGTCCGCCGGCGAACCGGTCGTCCCGCCGCAGGTCCAGCGCGAGCAGCGCGAGTCCTACGAGGGCCGCGAGCAGCGCGAGTCCTACGAGAGCTACGACGGCCGGGACGGCTATGGCCGCCAGGCGCCGGACGATCTGCCGTCGGCCCGCCCCGCCTACCCCGGCTATCAGCAGTCGCGCCCCGAACCGGGCGCCTGGCCGCGGCCCCGTGACGACTACGGCTGGCAGCAGCCCCGGCTCGGCGGCTTCCCCGAGGGCGATCCTTACGCCTCCCAGCACGCCCCGTCCGGCTATGACCAGCAGCCGTACGACCCGCAGCGACGCGGCGACTACCGCGGTCCGGGCGCCGAGCGCCCCGGGCCGGGCGGTCCCGGCCCGGGCCCCGAGCGCCCGCCGTACGAGCAGCGCCACGACCTGCCCGACCCGCTCGAGCGCGCCCGCGGCGGACCGCCCGTCCTGCCCTCGCAGACCGGCGCCCCCGGCCCGCTCGCCGCTCAGCCCGCGCCCGCGTCCGGGCCCGGTGAGCCGACCGCGCGGCTGAACCCCAAGTACCTCTTCGACACCTTCGTCATCGGCGCGTCCAACCGCTTCGCGCACGCCGCGGCGGTCGCCGTGGCCGAGGCGCCGGCCAAGGCGTACAACCCGCTGTTCATCTACGGGGAGTCCGGGCTCGGCAAGACCCACCTGCTGCACGCCATCGGTCACTACGCGCGCAGCCTCTATCCCGGCACCCGGGTGCGCTATGTGAGCTCGGAGGAGTTCACCAACGAGTTCATCAACTCCATCCGCGACGGCAAGGCGGACGCGTTCCGCAGGCGCTATCGCGACATGGACATCCTGCTGGTCGACGACATCCAGTTCCTGGCGAGCAAGGAGTCGACGCAGGAGGAGTTCTTCCACACCTTCAATACGCTCCACAACGCCAACAAGCAGATCGTGCTCTCCTCCGACCGGCCGCCCAAGCAGCTGGTCACCCTGGAGGACCGGCTCCGCAACCGCTTCGAGTGGGGTCTGATCACCGATGTGCAGCCGCCGGAGCTGGAGACGCGTATCGCGATCCTCCGTAAGAAGGCGGTACAGGAGCAGCTGAACGCGCCGCCGGAGGTGCTGGAGTTCATCGCCTCACGGATCTCCCGCAACATCCGTGAGCTGGAGGGCGCCCTCATCCGCGTCACCGCCTTCGCGAGCCTGAACCGGCAGCCGGTGGACCTCGGACTCACCGAGATCGTGCTGAAGGATCTGATCCCCGGCGGCGAGGACGCGGCCCCCGAGATCACCGCCACCGCGATCATGGCCGCGACCGCCGACTACTTCGGGCATACGGTCGACGATCTGTGCGGCGCCTCCCGCAGCCGGGTGCTGGTCACCGCGCGGCAGATCGCGATGTATCTCTGCCGGGAGCTGACCGATCTGTCGCTGCCCAAGATCGGCGCGCAGTTCGGCGGCCGCGACCATACGACGGTCATGCACGCCGACCGCAAGATCAGGGCGCTGATGGCCGAGCGGCGCTCCATCTACAACCAGGTGACCGAGCTGACCAACCGCATCAAGAACGGCTGA
- a CDS encoding DNA polymerase III subunit beta, whose protein sequence is MKIRVERDVLAEAVAWTARSLPARPPVPVLAGILMKAEEGALSLSGFDYEVSARVSVEADIEDDGTVLVSGRLLADICRALPNRPVEISSDGVRVTVVCGSSRFTLHTLPVEEYPALPQMPTATGTVPGEVFAAAAAQVAIAAGRDDTLPVLTGVRIEIEGDTVTLASTDRYRFAVREFLWKPETPDISAVALVPAKTLLDTAKSLTSGDTVALALSGSGAGEGLIGFEGAGRRTTTRLLEGDLPKYRTLFPTEFNSVAVIETPPFVEAVKRVALVAERNTPVRLTFEQGVLILEAGSSDDAQAVERVDAQLDGDDISIAFNPTFLLDGLSAIDSPVAQLSFTTSTKPALLSGKPAMDAEADEAYKYLIMPVRLSG, encoded by the coding sequence GTGAAGATCCGGGTGGAGCGCGATGTACTCGCGGAGGCGGTGGCCTGGACGGCCCGCAGCCTCCCGGCCCGACCGCCGGTGCCCGTCCTCGCGGGCATCCTCATGAAGGCGGAGGAAGGCGCGCTCAGCCTCTCCGGCTTCGACTACGAGGTCTCGGCCCGCGTCTCCGTGGAGGCCGACATCGAGGACGACGGCACGGTCCTCGTCTCCGGCCGGCTCCTCGCCGACATCTGCCGCGCCCTCCCCAACCGCCCTGTGGAGATCTCCAGCGACGGGGTGCGGGTGACCGTCGTCTGCGGCTCCTCGCGATTCACACTCCACACCCTGCCTGTGGAGGAATACCCGGCGCTGCCGCAGATGCCGACCGCGACCGGCACCGTCCCCGGTGAGGTTTTCGCCGCCGCCGCTGCCCAGGTCGCCATCGCCGCCGGCCGTGACGACACCCTGCCGGTGCTCACGGGTGTGCGGATCGAGATCGAGGGCGACACCGTCACGCTGGCCTCCACCGACCGCTACCGCTTCGCGGTCCGCGAGTTCCTGTGGAAGCCCGAGACCCCCGACATCTCCGCCGTCGCGTTGGTGCCCGCCAAGACGCTCCTCGACACCGCCAAGTCGCTGACCAGCGGTGACACCGTCGCGCTCGCGCTTTCCGGCTCGGGTGCGGGCGAGGGCCTGATCGGCTTCGAGGGCGCCGGGCGCCGTACGACCACCCGGCTGCTCGAGGGCGACCTGCCGAAGTACCGCACGCTCTTCCCCACCGAGTTCAACTCGGTCGCGGTGATCGAGACGCCCCCGTTCGTCGAGGCCGTCAAGCGTGTGGCCCTGGTCGCCGAGCGGAACACCCCGGTGCGGCTCACCTTCGAGCAGGGCGTGCTGATCCTGGAGGCCGGCTCCAGCGACGATGCACAGGCTGTGGAGCGGGTGGACGCCCAGCTCGACGGCGACGACATCTCGATCGCCTTCAACCCGACGTTCCTGCTGGACGGCCTCAGCGCGATCGACTCGCCGGTCGCCCAGCTGTCCTTCACCACCTCGACCAAGCCCGCGCTGCTCAGTGGCAAGCCCGCCATGGACGCCGAGGCGGACGAGGCGTACAAGTACCTGATCATGCCGGTGCGACTCAGCGGCTGA
- a CDS encoding 6-phosphogluconate dehydrogenase: protein MELGLIGLGKMGGNMRERIRRAGHTVIGYDRNPDVADVHSIDELVNKLKGPRVVWVMVPAGVPTQITIDELAELLAPGDIVVDGGNSRWTDDEKHAEQLNAKGIGFVDCGVSGGVWGLDNGYALMYGGAAEHVAQVQPVFDALKPEGEGGAVHAGKVGAGHFAKMVHNGIEYAMMQAYAEGWELLEKVDSVTDVREVFRSWQEGTVIRSWLLDLAVRALDEDEHLAKLRGYAEDSGEGRWTVEAAIDNAVPLPAITASLFARFASRQEDSPQIKMIAALRNQFGGHAVESSDK from the coding sequence ATGGAGCTCGGTCTCATCGGCCTCGGCAAGATGGGCGGCAACATGCGCGAGCGCATTCGCCGCGCAGGCCACACCGTTATCGGCTACGACCGGAACCCGGATGTAGCCGATGTCCACAGCATCGATGAGCTCGTCAACAAGCTCAAGGGCCCGCGCGTGGTGTGGGTCATGGTTCCGGCAGGCGTCCCCACTCAGATCACCATCGACGAGCTGGCCGAGCTGCTGGCGCCCGGCGACATCGTGGTGGACGGCGGGAACTCCCGCTGGACCGACGACGAGAAGCATGCCGAGCAGCTCAACGCCAAGGGCATCGGCTTCGTCGACTGCGGTGTCTCCGGCGGTGTCTGGGGTCTGGATAACGGCTACGCCCTGATGTACGGCGGCGCCGCCGAGCATGTGGCCCAGGTCCAGCCGGTCTTCGACGCGCTCAAGCCCGAGGGCGAGGGCGGCGCCGTCCACGCCGGCAAGGTCGGCGCGGGCCACTTCGCCAAGATGGTCCACAACGGCATCGAGTACGCGATGATGCAGGCGTATGCCGAGGGCTGGGAGCTGCTGGAGAAGGTGGACTCGGTCACCGACGTCCGCGAGGTCTTCCGCTCCTGGCAGGAGGGCACGGTCATCCGCTCCTGGCTGCTGGACCTGGCCGTGCGCGCCCTGGACGAGGACGAGCACCTGGCGAAGCTGCGTGGCTACGCGGAGGACTCCGGTGAGGGCCGCTGGACCGTGGAGGCGGCGATCGACAACGCCGTGCCGCTGCCCGCGATCACCGCGTCGCTCTTCGCCCGGTTCGCCTCCCGTCAGGAGGACTCGCCGCAGATCAAGATGATCGCCGCGCTGCGCAATCAGTTCGGCGGTCACGCGGTCGAGAGCAGCGACAAGTAA